One window of Candidatus Saccharimonadales bacterium genomic DNA carries:
- a CDS encoding PadR family transcriptional regulator, whose product MNESFSSDYARQLMTQMRKGILVYCVLLICSKGDVYSTDIIKRLREAKLIVVEGTIYPLLSRLQKDGVLVHVWKESVKGPPRKYYHLSEDGKAILEELKVSSGQMQSAIDAIEKEQSWTKSIKSI is encoded by the coding sequence ATGAACGAATCTTTCTCCAGCGACTACGCCCGCCAGCTGATGACCCAGATGCGAAAGGGTATTCTCGTCTACTGCGTCCTTCTCATCTGCTCAAAAGGCGACGTCTACAGTACTGACATCATCAAGCGGCTACGTGAGGCCAAACTGATCGTCGTTGAAGGAACCATCTATCCCCTCTTAAGCCGTCTGCAAAAGGATGGCGTCTTAGTGCATGTGTGGAAAGAGTCCGTGAAAGGACCTCCTCGCAAGTACTACCACCTAAGCGAGGACGGGAAGGCAATTTTAGAGGAATTAAAAGTGAGCAGCGGTCAAATGCAGTCGGCAATTGACGCAATCGAAAAGGAGCAGTCATGGACAAAATCGATAAAATCCATATAG